The Acidimicrobiales bacterium nucleotide sequence CGCGTCTCCCGCCGCCGCGGACACTTCCATCGGCACCGCCACCACCTTCACCTCGACGGGCGCTGAGCAGAGCGTCGCCGTACCGGCTGGCGCGACCACGATGCACGTCGTGGCCGTCGGAGGCGCCGGGGGGTCGGCGAGCAACAGCTATGCGGGGACGACGAATGCACCGGGCGCCAAGGGTGCTCAAGTCGTGGCTGACCTTCCAGCCCCCTCGGGCGGGTCCACGCTGTACGTCGAGGTGGGTGGGAAAGGTGCAGCCGGAGTCGCAGGCGGGATTGGGCCCCCGACCGGTGGCTTCAACGGTGGCGGCGCGGCGACCGGCGACTCGGGCGCCGGTGGAGGCGCCTCCGACCTCCGGACCGTCCCGGCCTCTGGCGATCTCGCCAACTCGCTCAGCTCTCGACTCCTGGTGGCCGGCGGCGGCGGAGGAGGCGGGAGCCCGAGCTTGAACTGCGCGGGCGGGGGCTGCGGAAGTCAGGCCCAGGGCGGACCGGGTGGCGGCGGTGGGATCGGCACGCTTGACGGCGGTCCGGGCTTGGGGACCCCCGGTCCACGCGGCTTCGACGGTGGCGGTGGAGGGGGCGGAACCGCCATCGCCGGGGGCATGGGTGGCGCCGCCGCCCCCGCCCCGGGAATCGGTGGATTCTTCGATGGGCCGGGGTTCGCGGGAGCGAACGGCGCGCCGGCGTCTGGTGGCGCCGGCGGAGGTACGAACAACGGCATATCCGGGGCCGGTGGTGCCGGCGGCGGCTTGTTCGGCGGCGGCGGCGGCGGATCGGGCGGCGGCGATCTGGCAGCTAGCGGCGGCAGCGTCTACGGCGCCGGCGGTGGTGGCGGCGGGGGCTCGAGCTTCGTGGCAACGGGCGGGAGCGGTATCTCAGCCACAGCCGATACCACTGGTACCCCGTCCGTGACGATCACCTTCCTCTCGACCTCGACGACGACCGCAGCGAGCTGCACGCCGAATCCGGCCCAGTCGGGTACCGCCACGAACTGCACTGCGACCGTCAGCGGAAGTGGTCCGACGCCCACGGGCACCGTCACATGGAGTGGTCCGGCGGGCGGGGGGACCTTCATCCCCGGCGGCTGCACCGTGACCGGTGGCTCGTGTTCAGTGAATTACACGCCAGCGTCATCGGGCACCCAGACGCTCCAAGCCAGCTACGGCGGAGACAGCGCTCACCTCGCCAGCTCGGGCATGACGAGCTTGGCTGTCAACACCTTCTTCCGGCTCGCCTTCACGACTCCGCCCGTAGCCGGCCCGGTTGGAGGGGCGAGCCTCGGCCCCATCACTGTCCAGTTGGAGGACGGGGCGGGCAACCCGCTGGCCGCGCCAGCCGGGGGCAGCGCCGTGTCACTCGGCTCCTCCTCTCCTACGGGGGCCTTCTCGAACAGCTCCGGGGGGCCCACGGCAACGACCGTGGCGATCCCGGCCGGCTCGAGCAGCGCCACCTTCTTCTACGGCGACACAGCCCCCGGTAGCCCCACTCTCACGGTGAGCTCCGGCACGGCGTCCGCCACGCAGGTCGAGACGGTCAGCCCTCGACTGGCATTCACGACGGCCCCGGTCACTGGCCCCGTGAGCCGTTCGGGCATCGGCCCCATCACCGTTGAGCTCCAGGACGCGTCGGGCAGTCCACTGTCGGCTCCGGCCGGGGGGACCGCGCTCTCACTCAGCTCCTCGTCGCCGGAGGGAGCCTTCGCCAGCACGGTCGACGGCGTGCAAACGAACCAGTTCGTCGTTCCGGCCGGCTCGAGCAGCGCCACCTTCTTCTATGGGGACGGCTTGCCCGGCTCCCCGACGATCACGGTTGCGACGGCAGGCTCGTCGGCTACGCAGACCGAGACCGTCACTCCGCAGCTGAGGATCACCAACACCCCCGCCTCCGGCCAGGCCTCGACGTCGGCCACGATCGGTCCGATCACGGTCCAGCTCGAGGACTCGCTCGATGTCCCGGTGCTCGCCCCGGCCGGTGGCACCATCGTCTCCCTCAGCTCCGCGTCCGGCACCGGGTTCTTCGCGACCACCTCTGCAGGGCCGCCGACGACCTCGGTGCTGATCCCCGCCGGCTCCAGCAGTGCCACCTTCTTCTACGGGGACCCGACTCCGGGGAACCCGGCGATCACCGCCGCAACAACCACGTCGACGGCCGTTCAGAACGAGTCGGTGAGCGCGGCGGTCCTCTTCTTCGTCATCAGCGGGCCGGTCTCGGGGCCCGCCTCCACAGGGGCCAACCTCGGGCCCGTCACCGTCCTGGTCACCGACCTGTCCGGCCAGCCATTGGCCGCGCCGTCGGGCGGGACGACGGTCAAGCTCGGCTCGTCCTCCGGCACGGGCCTGTTCTCGGCCAGCAGCGGCGGCCAACCCGTCACCTCGGTTCAGATACCGGCCGGCGCCAGCGAGGCCAGCTTCTTCTACGGAGACCCCACGCCGGGAAGTCCAACGATCCAGATGAGCGTCCCCTTTGCCTCCCCGACGAGCCAACAGGAGACCATCGGTGCTGCCGTCCCCACGCAGCTCGGGTTCACTACCAACCCCGTGACGGGCGCCGCCTCCAACGGAGCGAATCTGGGGCCGATCACCGTCCAGATCCTCGACAGCCTGGGCAACCCCGTCGTTGCCCCCGCCGGAGGCACCGCGGTAGACCTCGGCTCGTCGTCGGGCACCGGCGTCTTCGCGGCCACTGCCAATGGTCAGACGACAACGTCGATCCAGATGCCGGCAGGAGCGACCAGCGCCACCTTCTACTACGGCGATCCAACACCCGGGAATCCTGAGATCACCGCCTCCGCGGACGGGCTGTCGGCCAACCAGCAAGCAAGCGTGACGGCCGTCGGCCGTCTGGCCTTCGCCACCGCGCCGGCGACCGGCGCAGCATCCTCCTCGGCCAATCTGGGGCCGATCACCGTCCAGCTCCAGGACAACAGTGGCCAGCCGATGGCCGCCCCGACGGACACCACCGTCGGGCTCACGGCAACACACAACGGGTCGGGCGGTGAGCGCGCCGCGACCACGACCCAGCCGCTCCTGGTGCCGGCCGCGTTCCGAGGGCCCGGAGGTTGTCAGCCTCCGCTGTCCAACGGCGTGTTCGCCTCGAGCCCCGGAGGGCCGCCCATCACGTCGGTCACCATCCCCGCCGGGCAGGACTCGGTGACGTTCTACTTCGGTGACCCGAGCGCCGGTACCGACACCATCACGATGACAGCTCCACAACTGACCAGTTCGTCCCAGGACGAGACCATCACGCCCGGTATTCCGAGCAAGGTCGCCGTATGCGGGCCGAGCCAGCTCTCGGGCCCGGCCTCGTCCTCGGCCAACCTGGGCCCCGTCTCGCTCAGCCTGCTCGACGCCCTCGGCAACGTCGCGGTGGCCCCGACAGGCGGCAGGACGGTCACTCTGAGCTCGACCTCTACCGGGGCGGTGTTCGCGGCGTCGTCCGGAGGAACCGGGCTCACGTCCTTGACGATCCCTGCCGGTTCGAGCTCGGCTTCGTTCTTCTACGGGGACACGAGGGCCGGGAGCCCGACGATCACAGCCTCGTCGCCGGGCTTGGGGTCGGCCACCTTGACCGTGAGCATCATCTCTGCCATCCAGCCCACCACGACGACCCTCTCGGCCGTCCCTGCTTCTCCAAACTTCGGCCAGAAGGTGACCTTGAAGGCAACCGTCGCCACGGTTCCACCCGGCCAGGGCGCGCCGACCGGCCAGGTCAAGTTCACCGACGGCGCATTGACCCTCGGCACCGTGTCCCTCGACAGCTCTGGCCACGCCAGTCTCAGCATCCTTCCCCTTGCCCCCGGCCCGCACTCCATCGTCGCTTCATACGCTGGTGACGCCAACGATGCGCCCTCGCCCTCGGCACCCGACGCTCTCTCCGTAGGTTGCTCTTCAGTGAGTGGGAACCACTCCGGTCGTCTTACGATCAGTGTGCCGACCTGTCTCCAGGGAGCGACGATCTCCGGCCCTGTGGTGATCCAGCCGGGGGCGGCCCTTTCGATCTCTCAGAGCAGGGTGATCGGGCAGGTCTCCTCGAACGGAGCCGCGGCCGTGCGCATCTGCGGGAGCACGATCACAGGATCGGTGTCCTTGCAGTCCTCCAACGGGCTCGTGATCGTAGGAGATGCCGGTGACGACGGGGCCCCGGGCTGCGGGCCCAACAACCTCGGCGCCCCCGTCACACTCAGTGGCAACAAAGGCGTCATCGAGCTCGGTGGCGATACCGTCGCTGGCCCGGTGAAGGTCACCGGCAACGCGGCGAGCGGGATCGACCCGGAGCACCGGGCCCCCGAGATCGAGGCCAACCGCATCTCTGGCCCCCTGTCATGCTCGGGCAACAATCCCCCTCCGACGAACGACGGGCTCCTGAATCAGGTGAGCGGCCCACGGACCGGGCAGTGCACGGGGCTGTGATCAGCGGCCCTGGAACTTGGGCTCTCGTTTCTCCACGAATGCGAGAGCGGCTTCGCGGTGGTCCTCGGTCAGTCCGGTGTGGATGTGGTGGGTCGCCTCGATATCCATGCACTCACCCAGCTCACCGTTGACGGCACGGTTGAGGTTCTCCTTCATGTACC carries:
- a CDS encoding Ig-like domain repeat protein, which translates into the protein MADLPAPSGGSTLYVEVGGKGAAGVAGGIGPPTGGFNGGGAATGDSGAGGGASDLRTVPASGDLANSLSSRLLVAGGGGGGGSPSLNCAGGGCGSQAQGGPGGGGGIGTLDGGPGLGTPGPRGFDGGGGGGGTAIAGGMGGAAAPAPGIGGFFDGPGFAGANGAPASGGAGGGTNNGISGAGGAGGGLFGGGGGGSGGGDLAASGGSVYGAGGGGGGGSSFVATGGSGISATADTTGTPSVTITFLSTSTTTAASCTPNPAQSGTATNCTATVSGSGPTPTGTVTWSGPAGGGTFIPGGCTVTGGSCSVNYTPASSGTQTLQASYGGDSAHLASSGMTSLAVNTFFRLAFTTPPVAGPVGGASLGPITVQLEDGAGNPLAAPAGGSAVSLGSSSPTGAFSNSSGGPTATTVAIPAGSSSATFFYGDTAPGSPTLTVSSGTASATQVETVSPRLAFTTAPVTGPVSRSGIGPITVELQDASGSPLSAPAGGTALSLSSSSPEGAFASTVDGVQTNQFVVPAGSSSATFFYGDGLPGSPTITVATAGSSATQTETVTPQLRITNTPASGQASTSATIGPITVQLEDSLDVPVLAPAGGTIVSLSSASGTGFFATTSAGPPTTSVLIPAGSSSATFFYGDPTPGNPAITAATTTSTAVQNESVSAAVLFFVISGPVSGPASTGANLGPVTVLVTDLSGQPLAAPSGGTTVKLGSSSGTGLFSASSGGQPVTSVQIPAGASEASFFYGDPTPGSPTIQMSVPFASPTSQQETIGAAVPTQLGFTTNPVTGAASNGANLGPITVQILDSLGNPVVAPAGGTAVDLGSSSGTGVFAATANGQTTTSIQMPAGATSATFYYGDPTPGNPEITASADGLSANQQASVTAVGRLAFATAPATGAASSSANLGPITVQLQDNSGQPMAAPTDTTVGLTATHNGSGGERAATTTQPLLVPAAFRGPGGCQPPLSNGVFASSPGGPPITSVTIPAGQDSVTFYFGDPSAGTDTITMTAPQLTSSSQDETITPGIPSKVAVCGPSQLSGPASSSANLGPVSLSLLDALGNVAVAPTGGRTVTLSSTSTGAVFAASSGGTGLTSLTIPAGSSSASFFYGDTRAGSPTITASSPGLGSATLTVSIISAIQPTTTTLSAVPASPNFGQKVTLKATVATVPPGQGAPTGQVKFTDGALTLGTVSLDSSGHASLSILPLAPGPHSIVASYAGDANDAPSPSAPDALSVGCSSVSGNHSGRLTISVPTCLQGATISGPVVIQPGAALSISQSRVIGQVSSNGAAAVRICGSTITGSVSLQSSNGLVIVGDAGDDGAPGCGPNNLGAPVTLSGNKGVIELGGDTVAGPVKVTGNAASGIDPEHRAPEIEANRISGPLSCSGNNPPPTNDGLLNQVSGPRTGQCTGL